CGCTCCTCCCGCAGAACCTGACACCGAAATAACCCCGGTAACATTATTGTAAACTATCCCGCTACCGGCGCTAAAAAGGGAGCGTACTTTAAGAAAAAAATTTGCTATATCAGTAGTATCCACCGCAAAAAGCGCTTTTCTCCAGGCGCCGCTGCTACGCACACGCAGACTCTTATCACCCTGATAAAAGAGAATGGAACCATCCGGTGCTGTGGTCAACGGAGCTACTGTCGTATCCGGTATCCGGGTCAGCAACAATCCCTGTGACTGGCTTTCCAGCTCAAGCACAGATGATTTATTGATGACGGCGGGGTTCCTGCCCAGCTTTAACTGTTGCGCAACAACAAACAGCGGCAGCAGCAGCAGTAAAACCACCAGACGGCACACATGAAATGTACTTCCCATAACAGCTAGTTGAATGATGAAAGCAGTAGCAATACATCACTACTTCTTAATCACGTACCAGTCTGTGCCATCTGTCTGCAGCGTCACAAACGTCCAGTCGTTGTAAATAATATAGTTACTGGAACCGTCTATAGTGCCCCCGCTGGTGGCGATGGTCACTTCTTTGTCGATACCGCCGCTGCCGATTTTCTTGATGGTATAAATGCGGCCGGCAATAGTGCCAGGGCTGGGCAGCGTGATAGTCAGCGCGCCGCCGGTAGCATCAGCGAGGATGGTATTGTCGCCCGCGGTGACGGCATAGCTGCTCGTCACCTTCGTCAGGTTGGTAGACATAGAGCCGTTGACCTGGAAACTGGAGTTGGCTTTGGTGCCTTCCGCTACGCCGACTGCCAGCGAATCCCGGAAGCTCTTATAACCGGCGAAGGTTTGTCCGCTGAGGAGGTTCACCACGCCCCTTACCGTGGTGGAGGCGTCAGGAATATTGATCACCATCTGCGTGGCGGAGCTGCTGTCGATGTTGATATCATTCACCGATCCGGGGCTTTTACCGGTGACCAGTGTTTTGAAAGCACTATTGTTCAAAAACCTTTGCACCACTGTGCCATCCGACCGCCGGATCAGCACATTGTTGCTGTCTGTTGGCGCCGCGGTACCGATGGTGGTCAGCAGCAGATTACCGTCAACAGTAGTATTTTGTATGATATGCAGATTGTTTTGGAAAGTTTTATTACCGCCGAAAGTCTGGTCCGCTATAGAAACACCACCAGGATTAGTGGCGTCTGCTGCATGCAGCGTTAAGGTTCCATTACTGACACTGATTCCGTTAGCATCGGGTGTAACAGCAAATAAGGTGTGTAGTATCTGGAATCGGGCAGAGGAATCAAACCGCAGCCAGTCTCCATAAGATAATAACCCGCGTGAGGTGGCACCGGTGCCTGTCTGTGTTGGTATGTTAAATGTGTGCACACCATTCGCGGAACTAATGGTAAAATCTTTACTTACAGCACTGTCCACGGCAAATGTCTGAGCAGTGTCTCTTAACCCGTTCAGCGAGGCAATGGCATTACTGAAGGCAGCTGCCGATATGGTACGTTGTAATACCTGTCCTGTGGTGGGTTCTATCACCAGTACCTGCAGCTGATTGGTACCCGCTGGTATGGTACCGGCGCTCATGGTAAAACTGCCACCTGCCGTAAGGCGCATTCTCTCTGTATTACCGGTTTTAAAGATCACCGGTTGCTGATCGGTGGTACCCAGAAAATTTTTGGTGGAATCTGTTCCGGCGTTGCCGGTAATGTTCCAGGTGCTGATGCTGTCTGCAGACATACGCTGCCACTGCCCGTATTTCCTGATAAAAAGACTGGCAGAATCAGTCACATAAATGATCATACCATCAGGCGCAGTGTTCAATGGCGCCGCGGTAAGATTGGCGCCTGGTATCCTTGGCAGCAAAAGACCCTGCCGGGTACTTTCCAGTTCAAGGATGGAAGACTTATTGATCTGACTGGGGTTAGACCCAACTTTGAGTTGAGCAAATGCAGCAGAGAGGCCTGTAAAAAACACCAACAAAGTAAAACTCCAACGCTTCATAAACACACATTTTAGAAATAAACGGTATAAGGATAAAAGGGCGTGACCCTTTAGCTGTAAGCAATCATGAAGAGTGTATACCATGACGGTAGGAGGGCAATACACTGCCTGATGGCAATGCTGTCATTATGCGATCATGGTGAAAAGAAAGTAAGCCAGGTTGGCATTGGTTAGAACGAGGGGCGTGCATATTTCCCGGTGCACATGAGGGATGTTAGCGTCGCCGACACATGACTATAATACCATTGTTATGATTGATTTTAGTACTACCTGTTTTAACCTCCGGAGGTAGTTAAGAAATTCGATGAATTGGCAAATGTTGCCCAACTATCGATCTGCATACAAGAAGTCAAAGTATTCGGTTTGGTCATTAACGTTGCCAGCATTTACAACATGGAAATGTTCTTGGTAGCGTATCTGAATCTTGAATAAAGTTAACACTGTTTTTCACCCGATGCGAAAACTTTTTGTCAATTATTAAAAGTAGATAGGGAAAGTGGAATTTTACCGGTTTAACGTATAACGATCGCCGTCAGTGATCAAAAAAAGGGTACTTTCTACATCATTAAAATACTTCTAAAACAGCCACCACGGCCAATATACAGACAACCATCCGTTAACAATTGAATAACCAAACGAATTGTTAACGAACATTCGCACTCCTTCCAACAATAACATTACTCCTTTACAGGAAAACAAAAAAACAGTTGCCTTGCAAACACAATGCAGTGACACTGTCTATCTTCATTTCAACGAGAGCCCTTATACATATATCTGTAGCGAACTAAAATCGATAGCCCAATTCAATGATAGCAACCAAAATCTGTCAACCTGCTTCAGTATTGATGTAAACCCAAACCCTCAAACCCTGACAAATGAAAATTACTATTAAACAGGCCGCCGGCCTTTCATTGATGGTTGCCATTCTCTGTGGAGTGGTGTATTCCTGTAAAAGAGATAACAACCAGGATCTTGTTCAGCAAGAACAATCAAAAGTCTCCGACGCCGTAAAAAATCAGATTGCCAGCCTCGGATACAACACCGATAATGTTCGCACTGTAGAAGGTGGTTACGTAGTAGAAGGTGATATCTACCTGACACACGAATCACTGAATTACAAACCCAATTCTCCTGTATTACGTATTGCCAATGACGAGCAATATCGCACCAGCTGCCTGATCACCGGCCTGCCAAGGACCATCACCGTTTCGGTGAGTGGCCTGCCATCCGGCTATACCAGCGCAACAGATATTGCGATCGCCCGTTACAACGCACTGAACCTGCGGCTGAAGTTTACCCGCGTAGCCAGCGGTGGTCAGGTCCAGATCCGGTATGCCAGCCTGGGCGCCGGTGTCCTGGGACAATCTGCCGGCTTCCCCAACTGCTCTACCGGCAACCCTCCCAGCCCAATCCTGCTGAACTCTGATGCCAATGCCCTGGGCAGCAATCCAAACCAGAACTATCTGGCTACCGTTATTGCCCATGAAATCGGCCACACTATCGGCTTCAGACATACCGACTACTTCAACCGTGCCTACAGCTGCGGTTCCGGCGGCAACGAAGGTACTGCCGGCGTAGGCGCCATCAACATCCCGGGCACTCCCACCGGCGGAGATCCCAACAGCTGGATGCTGGCGTGTATTCCTAACGGCGTAAACCGTCCTTTCAATGCTAACGACATCATTGCATTGAGATACCTGTATCAATAACCCACCAGGCAGCAGGCATGATAGGGTAACTGTCATGTATACACGGCATTTTCATCAGTTACAATATATACATTAAGGTTTCTCCGAAATCTAAGGGCCGGCTTATGCCGGCCCTTAGTGATAAAAAGTAAAATCAATTAAAATATCCCGCTCCCTCATTCGTCCTCAATCTGGCAATCCATGTGTTAAACTTAAATTATCACTATCAGAAACGATTTAAAGCACTAAATTTAATATATGTAATCTTAATCCGGAGAGTGCTTTAATCAACCTTTAACTATAAACGCTGCATGCTCGATCATTTTCCTTTTTATTTGGCTATTATCGTTCTGATAGTATTATTAATCATGCTGGGCAACCGTATCAAAGTGGCCTACCCGGTACTGCTGGTACTGGCCGGCCTCGCCATCAGTTTCATCCCCGGCATCCCCGTCCTCAAAATAGACCCTGAGCTGATTTTCATTATTTTCCTGCCTCCGCTTTTGTATGAGGCTGCCTGGGCCAACTCCTGGAAAGAGCTGTGGCACTGGCGGAGGATCATTGGCAGCTTTGCTTTTGTGGTCGTTTTCCTCACGGCCATTTCGGTAGCGCTGGTCTCCAATGCGTTCATCCCGGGGTTCTCGCTGGCGCTCGGCTTCCTGCTGGGCGGCATCGTTTCTCCGCCCGATGCGGTGAGCGCCGCCGCCATCCTGAAATTCGTCAAAGTACCGAAAAGAATGGCCTCTATACTGGAAGGTGAGAGCCTGCTCAACGACGCCTCTTCCCTGATCATTATGCGGTTTGCCATGGTGGCGGTGGCCACCGGCCAGTTTGTGCTGCACGAGGCAGCCCTCAGCTTTGTATGGATGATAGCCGGCGGCGTTGCCATCGGCCTGCTGATTGGACTGGTCTTCATCAAATTCCATAAATGGCTGCCTACGGACGTGAACATGGACATCATCCTTACCTTCGTCACGCCTTATGCTATGTACATCGGCGCGGAAGCTGCTCATGCTTCCGGCGTACTGGCGGTTGTCAGCGGCGGCCTTTTCCTTTCCTATCACCGGCACCGCTTCCTGAGCGGCGCTTCCCGCCTAAGAGGCGAAAGCGTCTGGCAAAGCCTGGTATTCCTGTTGAACGGACTGGTGTTTATCCTCATCGGCCTCGATCTGCCCGAAATAACGGCAGGCCTGAAAGCGGAAGGTATCAGCTTTTATCAGGCCACCGGGTACGGACTGCTGATCACCGCGACCTTAATCATAGGCAGGATGCTGGCAGGTTACGGCGCAGCCGTCACCTCTGTCGTAGCCGGCCGCTTTATTACGGTGGCCGACAGGAACCCCGGCTTTAAAGCACCGCTCCTCCTGGGATGGACCGGCATGCGGGGCGTGGTGTCACTGGCTGCGGCGCTGTCTATTCCGGTAACATTCGACAACGGCGTCCTCTTCCCGCAACGCAACCTGATACTGTATATCACCTTCATCGTGATCCTGGTGACACTGGTGCTGCAAGGCCTCACACTCCCCATACTGATCAGGAAAGTAAAGCTCCCGGATTTTAACGACCACCTGCCGGAAGAGGAAACGGAAATCATGATCCGCGAAGAGCTGGCCCGTGCCTCACTGGCCTATTTACAGGAACATCACCCGGCAGACATGGAACAAAACCTCCATCTGCAACAACAGGCACTCCAATGGCAAAACCAGTTGCAGTTCAATAAAACGGTGGTCGTGCCGGAAAACGTTAAATCGATCTATAAAAATATTCTGGAACAACAACGCACGTTCCTGTTAAACAAAAACAAAACAGAAGCACGGATAGATGAAGAGATCATCCGGAAATTCCTGCATCACATCGATCTGGAAGAAGAAAAACTAAAACTGGATTAATGAAGAAAAAATATGGCCAGGCGCCAGACAACAACAGGAAAGCATATTTCGGCACACTTTCCAATTACAAAAACGGACAGTTCCTCAACCAGCTGCTCACACCGGCGCTGGTAGAAGGACAAAACATGCTGAAAGTGCTCTGGCATTTCTTTGGCAAACATACCGACACAGAGCCAACATCACCCATCCCGTTTATTCAAACAGATCTCAAACGCCTTCGGCCGGAGGAAAATGTACTGGTCTGGTTTGGGCATAGCTCGTATTTTATTCAGGTAGATGGAAAGAAATTACTGATAGACCCTGTGTTCAGCGGCAACGCGTCGCCGGTAAGAGGATCGGTAAAAGCCTTTCCCGGCTCCAATCATTATCAGGTCGATGACTTGCCGGACATAGACCTGCTGCTGATTTCCCATGATCACTGGGACCACCTGGATTATCAAACCATTCAACAACTACAACCCAAAACAGGAAAAGTAATCTGCGGGCTGGGCGTTGCACAACATTTTGAATACTGGGGCTGGGATAAAAATAAACTGACAGAAAAGAACTGGTATGAAAGCATCAGCCCCTTTGAAGGCTTCCAGGTTACCCTGACACCGGCCAGGCATTTCTCGGGCAGGCTGTTCAATCGCAACATCTCCCTGTGGACATCCTACGTGCTGCAGACACCTTCCAAAAAGCTTTTCCTGGGCGGCGACAGTGGCTACGGTCCCCAGTTCAAAGAAATCGGGGAACGCTTCGGCCCTTTCGATCTGGCCATACTGGAATGCGGACAGTACAATGAACGATGGCCTTACATCCACTCCCTTCCCGAAGAAGTGGTCAAAGAGGCCCGGGAACTCAACGCCGCGGCCTTCATGCCGGTACATCATTCCAAATTCAAACTGGCGCAGCATCCGTGGTACGAGCCTCTTCATCAGGTAACACTGCTGGCGGAAGCGGCGCATATACCTGTCGTTACGCCGCAAATCGGTGAAATAGCAGATCTCGATCATCCCGTCAAAGCCTGGGAAAAATGGTGGGAGAAATTATTACAACACTAACAACTGTCATCCATGAAACTAAAAGTAATCATCACCGGGGCTACCGGTATGGTGGGAGAAGGAGTAATGCAGGAATGCATCGCCAATCCTGCGGTAGCGCAAATTCTACTGATCAATCGAAAGCCTTCCGGGGTTGTTCACCCGAAGGTGACAGAAATCCTTCACAACAACTTCAGCGATATATCTCCCATTGTCGACCAACTGAAAGGATACGATGCCTGTTACTTCTGCCTGGGTGTTTCATCTGTGGGCATGAAGGAAGAGGCTTACTACGCTGTCACCTATACGCTCACGCTGAATTTCGCCGGCAGCCTGGCAGCCGTTAACCCCGGCATGACCTTCTGTTATGTGTCCGGCGCCGGGACAGACAGCACCGAAAAAGGAAAACTAATGTGGGCACGCGTGAAAGGGAAAACAGAAAACGATCTGACCAAACTTCCGTTCAAAGCAGTCTATAATTTCCGCCCGGCATTTATGAAAGCCACCAAAGGCGCCAGGAACCTCAAACCTATTTACAGGGCCTTCAGTTTTCTGTATGTGTTCAGGGCTATCTTTCCCTACTATTTCATTACACTGGAAGAAGTGGGAAAAGCCATGATCAACGTTACGATCAACGGCTACACCACGCCTACCATTGAAGCCAAAGACATCATCATACTGGCTAAAGAAGGTTAACTGATTAACTTTAGCGACTCCGCCACCCTGCAGGCTTCCATGGAATTAGTCACATGCAGCTTCTCCAGGATGTTCTGCCGGTGGCGGTGTACTGTATTTACGCTGATAGAAAACAGCTCCGCAATTTCTTTGCTTTTCTTTCCCTTTTTGATCATCATCAATATATCTTTCTCCCGGCTGGTCAGTATATCGTTCACCGCATACATGCCATCTCCCGCCGTTTCCCCTGTTCTGGTGTTGACAATTGATCCGTGGTAAGCCGCAGCCCCATTGGGTTCAAATGAAAGGTTATACAGGCACAAAGCCAGCCAGATGCTGCCGTCTTCCAGGCTCTGGATATAAAACATGCGATGCTTCACCGCTACGTAAACATTGTCCTTGTCCAACATACGGAGATTGCTTACCAGCTGATAATCGGACCTTTCCGCTACAGGGAGGCTTTTCAGCAGGTGGAAAAAACGCAGCTCAAGCGCATATTTTTCTATCAGGTCTTCTTCTTTTATTCTCCGGAGGATCTCTTCCTCCCAGATAGACCCGATTTCCTTCATGCCTGTTACGCTTTCGATGCCCAGTGCTACAGCCGCTCCACCGGTATAGATATAGCTTTTATTGCGCTTCAGGTCACTTAATACACTGATGGAATTCTCCACCTGTGCATACACCTTCGCAATCATCTGCGAGCGGGAGAGTTTCACAGACGCATCGCTGTCATCAAAATTTTGCAGCAGTAAATAGTCGTTGAGCGTGTCCAGGATGTTCATGATAAGCAAAGATGGTTATTTTTAACCATTGTCTGTTCATTTACAGGATTTTACCTTTGCGCAAACAGCAATAACCGGTACCAGCGGAAACCGATCCAAATTGTAATAAAGTATGAAGAAACTAATTTTGAGTGTGTGGATGATGACGGCGCTGCACACGCTTTCAGCGCAAACCCTGGAGAAAATGCAGTGGTTTAACGAGCCCGCCAAATGGGAAATAAAACAAAATTCCCTTTCCATGTTTGTTACTGCCCAGACGGACTACTGGCGTATCTCACACTATGGTTTTACGGTAGATGATGCCCCTTTTTATTATGCTACCTACGGGGGCGAGTTTGAAGCGAAGGTAAAACTGACCGGCGACTACAAGGCAAGATTCGATCAGATGGGGATGATGATCAGGATTGATCAGGAACACTATATCAAAACAGGCATAGAGTTTTATGACGGCAAGTTTAATGTGAGCACGGTGGTCACCAACCAAACCAGCGACTGGAGCGTGCTGCCACTGGATAAAACGCCGCCGTTCATCTGGATAAAAGCCGTCAGAAAACTGGACGCCGTAGAGATCTATTACTCTTATGATGACAAAAACTATGTCATGACCCGCAATGCACCACTAAAAGACAATCATCCCGTGATGATCGGCTTAATGGCCGCATCGCCTGATGGCAAGGGATTCCAGGCGAAGTTTGAGAACTTTACGGTTACTCATCTCCCCGATCAGCGTCGATTAAACTGGTTACAGAAAAACGCGGAAAAATAAGGCGATAAAGAAAGGTTTCAGTCAATATTACGGAAAGCCTTTCTTTTTGTCATACCATTCGATAGCATCTTATCCTGTCTCAGATTTAACTGCCCTACATGAAAAGCCGGTGTTGTTCTGGCATAATTTCGGTGAGACAACCAGTCTCAACCAATTAACATCACAACACAAGGAAACCATGAAAAAGTATTTATTGCTGTCAGCCATGGCACTGACAATAGCATGCAAAAAAAATGACAAGATAGCGCCGGTAGAACAACCCACCAAACCTGAAATGGTAGCTGTCACCTATGAGGTCCAATCATTTACTGATGTACAATTTGCCACCGTTCGGTACAACGAGATGCATGAAGACCGACCGGGAAATCATGGTACGGAATTCAAAGATTGGGCAATCAGTGGTAAAGGCACATTTACCAAAACAGTGTATATTGAACGGGGCTTCGGGGCCTTGCTCAGTGCCAGAAATCCCGCTTCAGGCGATTTTATCCTGCGTATTAAAACCAAATACGAAGAAACGTCTGCCACAGGAAAAGATGTCTATCCGATTCCAGGCGTCGACGGCTACCTCGCACATGCGCAACTTCTTAACAGAGCTGACTAATGCTGTCAATTAAAATGAAGCAGCCGGATAGTTAATATCCGGCTGCTTTTTGTCAACTATTATGCGGAAACCTATCTCGTACAATCTGCTCCCCATACCTGGTTGTTTCTGGTAAATCCGATCACCAGTTTGTCTTTGTTAATGGTAATGACACCTGTTCCGGAAGATCCAATATTCACCATGGTATTATCATCTTTTTTCTCAAATTCAACGCCGGTAAGATCGGGGATGCCGTCAGAGAACCGGAAATCATAACGCGTACCCACTTTTGTCACAAAAACACTTCCATCCGATTTTGTGACATTTGTTGTCCCATCGCTGTAACTGATCTTTCCTTTAAAAGTCCCCGCAAAAATATCTACATCAGCAGGGTCAGTACTTTTGCTACAAGAGGCAAACAATAAAACGGCTAACAGCAGTAGGCTAACAACTTTAAGCATTGACTTCATAATATCAGTTTTGGTTAACCGACATTTTGCAATTGGTATACCAAAGTTCCTAACAAAACACCTAAACGATTGTTTTTCAGAGCACTTACACACCTCCCTAAAACATCCACCCATGTGTAACGACGGGTTAACACATACACAGATTGGGGCGTTGACCCTCCACACCCAGCCCCGCAAACAGGCTTCAGCAGCCAATTACAGACAACACAGCTTTTTAAATATTATAACGTCGATCTATACATGATTTATTTTTCTGTGGTTACGTCCGTTATATAAAGGGGAGATATATCAGGTTCCACCAGGGCCATCCTTGCGGCTGTGGAGAAAAGCAACGCTGCACTATAGTACCGTAGTGGCAGCTGTTTGTCCGTATAACGTGAACGCATAAACGTATTACAAACCGTTTCTATTGATTGATCTTCCTGCGCCTGTAAAAAGCAGTCTGCCAGCCAGATCCAGAAACAGGTAATCGTTTCATGATAACCGCCATGGTCCGTATTAGGTGTGCCTACCGCCTCGTTATAACGACGGATGTTTATCCTTGCTCTGTCCAATGCCGTTATTCTTCCATAAAGCACGTTGTATGCAATAGCCACAATAAGGTGCGCTTCATGCGTCCATGCTGACTTAGGCAGCGTACCCGTCTCAAACTGGTATAATAAATCCAGGATATCCTTTTCTGCTAGTGATGTATAAATCATGCAGAAATATACACAATTATCCCACTTCTGTAATGATTTATTCTACCTCATGTTGCTGGCAAACAAATGGCAGGCAATCGTACCACATGTTCGCACTAACTACACCGGCTATACGAAAACAATTGAAATACCGGCAGTATTTAATAAACTCTCGTACCTGTATGGGGCAATTGATGACTATTGCCAACAGGCATATTAATGCCAGAGAAGACACTCCTATCACCATCCGCTCTCAGCAACCTCATATAGGCCTGACAGGTAGTTTCCTGTCTCCTATTCTCTTAAGGCAGTCAATGATCAAGGAAAGATGCAAACACCAACACTGGCTTACTACTCCTTATAGTAGTCAATGTTTAACAAATGAGGGAGCCTTGCTGACTGCTGCCTTATAGCAGTCAATGCTTATCAATAAACGAAAAGCGCATGCCCGCAGACATCCTCTTGTTCACTGCTACCATATGGCAGTTAATGCTCATCAATAAGCAAAGAGGGCACGCCGCAGACAACTTATCTTGTTCACTGTTACCTTATGGCAGTTAATGCTTATCAATAACCAAAGAGGGCATGCCGCAGTAAATTTATCTTGTCTACTGTTACCTTATGGCAGTAGGTAGTTTGCAATAATCAGGGAGGGCATAATGCAGACAGCTTATCCTGCTCACTGTCAGGGGCCAATATAGGGAGCAGGTAACACAGGTGATACAGGCATCAAAAGCCGGCTAAGAAATTCTCCTAAAATATAAAGGGGCTTTCCTAAGAAAGCCCCTCCTGCTAATTCAATAATGTCTGGAGTTTATCACACCCATTCATTAACATGTTTTGCATTACCCATGCTAATTTCACGGGCGGAAATGGTGAAGGTGATAACCATCGGGTTTTTGTTTTCGTAGTCAAAAGACTCTTCAAACTTAACCAGGTAACCTTCTTTGAATTCCAACGTTTTCAGTTTGGAATCAGTGTCTCTTTTGTAGAAAGTGATGGTACCGTCTTTTCTTTCGAAATTGTTTACCATCCATTCAAAGAGCTCTGTTTTACCAGTTGACTCTACGGTCATTCTGATGCGTCCGCCGCGAGTGATCGCTGAAGGGCGGCCTGTTGCATCTGTTTCCTGGCTGAGGTCGTAGGAGACGTGTTGAACATTGTAGTTCTCTCCATTTACTGTAAAGACTGACTTGAAGGACATGTCGGGTTAATTTTTAAGGTTACAATAAAGAAAAATACCTATTAAAAAGGAAAAAGTATGAGCTTCAAATGTACGGTTATTTTTTCTTTATGTCAACTGTCCTAACCATTTTTTTTCAGCGTTAACAATAATTTTTTTCAAGAGAACAATCGCCTGTAACTAGTGCGTACGGCTATTGAGCAACATCATCTGGCGACAGTTATCAAGGTCCCTGCTTTTGCTTTCCAGCTTACTGGTAAGGTCCAGCACCTGTTCTTTCAGTCCTGCTATATTCTGTTGCGCATTCTGCAACTCACGCAGCTGTTGTTTGGTTTGCTGCAATGACAGGCATGCCTGCACGATGTTGTCATACAATGCATAATGTGTTACCACATCTTTTGGAATGGAATTACGCATTTCTGCGAGTGAACCAGCTATCACCTGGTCCATATAGTTAGCGTTCTGGTTAGGAAGATTGATGGAGTCCAGGTTATGTTTTACCTTATCCAGCT
The Chitinophaga varians genome window above contains:
- the tssD gene encoding type VI secretion system tube protein TssD, with amino-acid sequence MSFKSVFTVNGENYNVQHVSYDLSQETDATGRPSAITRGGRIRMTVESTGKTELFEWMVNNFERKDGTITFYKRDTDSKLKTLEFKEGYLVKFEESFDYENKNPMVITFTISAREISMGNAKHVNEWV
- a CDS encoding epimerase; this encodes MKLKVIITGATGMVGEGVMQECIANPAVAQILLINRKPSGVVHPKVTEILHNNFSDISPIVDQLKGYDACYFCLGVSSVGMKEEAYYAVTYTLTLNFAGSLAAVNPGMTFCYVSGAGTDSTEKGKLMWARVKGKTENDLTKLPFKAVYNFRPAFMKATKGARNLKPIYRAFSFLYVFRAIFPYYFITLEEVGKAMINVTINGYTTPTIEAKDIIILAKEG
- a CDS encoding M57 family metalloprotease, which codes for MKITIKQAAGLSLMVAILCGVVYSCKRDNNQDLVQQEQSKVSDAVKNQIASLGYNTDNVRTVEGGYVVEGDIYLTHESLNYKPNSPVLRIANDEQYRTSCLITGLPRTITVSVSGLPSGYTSATDIAIARYNALNLRLKFTRVASGGQVQIRYASLGAGVLGQSAGFPNCSTGNPPSPILLNSDANALGSNPNQNYLATVIAHEIGHTIGFRHTDYFNRAYSCGSGGNEGTAGVGAINIPGTPTGGDPNSWMLACIPNGVNRPFNANDIIALRYLYQ
- a CDS encoding Na+/H+ antiporter — encoded protein: MAIIVLIVLLIMLGNRIKVAYPVLLVLAGLAISFIPGIPVLKIDPELIFIIFLPPLLYEAAWANSWKELWHWRRIIGSFAFVVVFLTAISVALVSNAFIPGFSLALGFLLGGIVSPPDAVSAAAILKFVKVPKRMASILEGESLLNDASSLIIMRFAMVAVATGQFVLHEAALSFVWMIAGGVAIGLLIGLVFIKFHKWLPTDVNMDIILTFVTPYAMYIGAEAAHASGVLAVVSGGLFLSYHRHRFLSGASRLRGESVWQSLVFLLNGLVFILIGLDLPEITAGLKAEGISFYQATGYGLLITATLIIGRMLAGYGAAVTSVVAGRFITVADRNPGFKAPLLLGWTGMRGVVSLAAALSIPVTFDNGVLFPQRNLILYITFIVILVTLVLQGLTLPILIRKVKLPDFNDHLPEEETEIMIREELARASLAYLQEHHPADMEQNLHLQQQALQWQNQLQFNKTVVVPENVKSIYKNILEQQRTFLLNKNKTEARIDEEIIRKFLHHIDLEEEKLKLD
- a CDS encoding MBL fold metallo-hydrolase, coding for MKKKYGQAPDNNRKAYFGTLSNYKNGQFLNQLLTPALVEGQNMLKVLWHFFGKHTDTEPTSPIPFIQTDLKRLRPEENVLVWFGHSSYFIQVDGKKLLIDPVFSGNASPVRGSVKAFPGSNHYQVDDLPDIDLLLISHDHWDHLDYQTIQQLQPKTGKVICGLGVAQHFEYWGWDKNKLTEKNWYESISPFEGFQVTLTPARHFSGRLFNRNISLWTSYVLQTPSKKLFLGGDSGYGPQFKEIGERFGPFDLAILECGQYNERWPYIHSLPEEVVKEARELNAAAFMPVHHSKFKLAQHPWYEPLHQVTLLAEAAHIPVVTPQIGEIADLDHPVKAWEKWWEKLLQH
- the tssO gene encoding type VI secretion system TssO, whose protein sequence is MQVLNKQERTTSFLWFLLFFVVTVALFVLAIFFNYQVPSRENASLRKELTAFRQEQAFQAEFLQKLDKVKHNLDSINLPNQNANYMDQVIAGSLAEMRNSIPKDVVTHYALYDNIVQACLSLQQTKQQLRELQNAQQNIAGLKEQVLDLTSKLESKSRDLDNCRQMMLLNSRTH
- a CDS encoding response regulator transcription factor — its product is MNILDTLNDYLLLQNFDDSDASVKLSRSQMIAKVYAQVENSISVLSDLKRNKSYIYTGGAAVALGIESVTGMKEIGSIWEEEILRRIKEEDLIEKYALELRFFHLLKSLPVAERSDYQLVSNLRMLDKDNVYVAVKHRMFYIQSLEDGSIWLALCLYNLSFEPNGAAAYHGSIVNTRTGETAGDGMYAVNDILTSREKDILMMIKKGKKSKEIAELFSISVNTVHRHRQNILEKLHVTNSMEACRVAESLKLIS
- a CDS encoding DUF1349 domain-containing protein, with translation MKKLILSVWMMTALHTLSAQTLEKMQWFNEPAKWEIKQNSLSMFVTAQTDYWRISHYGFTVDDAPFYYATYGGEFEAKVKLTGDYKARFDQMGMMIRIDQEHYIKTGIEFYDGKFNVSTVVTNQTSDWSVLPLDKTPPFIWIKAVRKLDAVEIYYSYDDKNYVMTRNAPLKDNHPVMIGLMAASPDGKGFQAKFENFTVTHLPDQRRLNWLQKNAEK